One segment of Alligator mississippiensis isolate rAllMis1 chromosome 13, rAllMis1, whole genome shotgun sequence DNA contains the following:
- the RPS15A gene encoding small ribosomal subunit protein uS8 translates to MVRMNVLADALKSINNAEKRGKRQVLIRPCSKVIVRFLTVMMKHGYIGEFEIIDDHRAGKIVVNLTGRLNKCGVISPRFDVQLKDLEKWQNNLLPSRQFGYIVLTTSAGIMDHEEARRKHTGGKILGFFF, encoded by the exons ATGGTGCGCATGAATGTTCTGGCTGATGCTCTTAAAAGCATCAACAATGCAGAGAAACGAGGAAAACGCCAAGTTCTCATTAGACCGTGCTCAAAAGTTATCGTACGGTTCTTAACCGTGATGATGAAGCATG GTTACATTGGCGAATTTGAGATCATtgatgatcacagagctgggaaaATTGTTGTCAATCTCACAGGCAGACTTAACAAG TGTGGTGTGATCAGTCCCAGATTTGATGTTCAACTGAAGGATCTGGAAAAATGGCAGAATAACCTGCTGCCCTCACGTCAGTTTGG GTACATAGTGCTGACAACCTCAGCTGGCATCATGGACCACGAGGAAGCTAGGCGAAAACACACAGGAGGCAAAATCCTGGGATTCTTTTTCTAA
- the ARL6IP1 gene encoding ADP-ribosylation factor-like protein 6-interacting protein 1 gives MADGDNKSTNQLAAETASLEEQLQGWGEVILVTDKILRWEKVWFPLAVMGTVTFAFLMIYYLDPSVLSGVSCFVMFLCLADYLVPALAPRIFGSNKWTTEQQQRFHEICSNLVKTRRRVVGWWKRLFTLKEEKPKMYFMTMLCSLAVLAWVGQQVHNLFLTYLVVSVLLLFPGLNQHGIITKYVGMAKREINKLLKQKEKKNE, from the exons ATGGCGGACGGAGACAACAAGAGCACCAACCAGCTG GCTGCAGAGACTGCCAGCTTGGAAGAGCAGTTACAAGGATGGGGAGAAGTAATTCTGGTAACTGACAAAATCCTTCGTTGGGAAAAAGTATGGTTTCCACTTGCAGTAATGGGTACTGTTACCTTTGCTTTCCT gatGATCTACTACTTGGATCCATCTGTTCTTTCAGGCGTTTCTTGTTTTGTCATGTTCCTCTGTCTGGCTGACTATCTTGTTCCTGCTCTTGCTCCCAGAATTTTTGGCTCTAACAAATG GACCACTGAACAGCAGCAAAGATTCCATGAAATTTGCAGCAACTTGGTAAAAACACGTCGCAGAGTTGTTGGCTGGTGGAAACGACTCTTCACGCTGAAGGAAGAAAAACCTAAAATG TACTTCATGACTATGCTTTGTTCTCTTGCTGTGCTTGCTTGGGTAGGGCAGCAAGTTCACAATCTCTTCCTCACCTACCTTGTTG TGagtgttttgttgctgtttcctGGATTAAACCAACATGGAATCATTACAAAGTATGTTGGAATGGCAAAAAGGGAGATAAACAAACTTCTcaagcaaaaggaaaagaaaaatgaatga